The following proteins are co-located in the Candidatus Omnitrophota bacterium genome:
- the rpmF gene encoding 50S ribosomal protein L32, with the protein MPNPKRKHSKARRDKRRSANSKMYAVNLSICSNCKKPRMSHSVCPYCGYYKGKPVLVIETLEEKQK; encoded by the coding sequence ATGCCGAATCCAAAACGTAAACATTCGAAGGCCAGGCGCGATAAGCGCAGGAGCGCGAACAGCAAGATGTACGCTGTTAACCTGTCGATCTGTTCAAATTGCAAAAAGCCCAGAATGTCGCACAGCGTCTGTCCTTATTGCGGATATTATAAAGGGAAGCCTGTGCTGGTAATCGAGACACTCGAAGAGAAGCAGAAATAA
- the plsX gene encoding phosphate acyltransferase PlsX, with protein sequence MKIVVDAMGSEMGTSVEVEGAIQAVKEYGHDVILVGDEAVIKKELAKFPGADGKISVIHAPERIEMNEPAALSVRRKRKSSIVVGLELLKRNEADGFVSAGNTGAVVCAATLSLRMLPGIERPGIAIAIPTMAGVSVIIDVGANIDPKALHLFQYGIMADAYCRYILHKDNPKIGLLNVGEEETKGTEFIKEAHTLLSESKLNFLGNIEGRDIYVGNADIVICDGFVGNVILKVSESVIDTLVKLIKKEIKSNPIAMIGAVLVSTAFKGLKKKMDYAEYGGAPLLGIDGTCIISHGSSTPKAIKNAIRVAAEFKEQNVNKHIMEALESY encoded by the coding sequence ATGAAGATAGTAGTCGACGCTATGGGCAGCGAGATGGGAACGTCCGTAGAGGTTGAAGGGGCCATACAGGCGGTAAAAGAGTATGGCCATGACGTTATTCTCGTAGGGGATGAGGCTGTTATAAAAAAAGAGCTCGCTAAATTTCCCGGGGCTGATGGCAAGATATCCGTGATACATGCGCCCGAGAGGATCGAGATGAATGAGCCCGCGGCGCTTTCAGTAAGACGTAAGCGTAAATCTTCGATAGTGGTCGGCCTTGAGCTGCTTAAACGGAACGAGGCGGACGGTTTTGTGAGCGCCGGAAACACAGGCGCTGTGGTTTGCGCGGCGACGCTTTCATTGAGGATGCTGCCCGGTATCGAGAGGCCCGGCATAGCTATAGCTATACCCACTATGGCGGGTGTTTCTGTAATCATCGACGTGGGCGCGAATATTGACCCGAAAGCTCTTCATCTTTTTCAATATGGTATTATGGCGGACGCCTACTGCCGTTACATACTACATAAAGATAATCCCAAGATAGGGCTTCTGAATGTCGGTGAAGAGGAGACCAAAGGAACCGAGTTCATCAAAGAAGCGCATACTCTTCTTAGCGAATCGAAGCTTAATTTCCTCGGCAATATAGAAGGCCGCGATATTTATGTAGGAAACGCCGACATAGTAATATGCGACGGATTTGTGGGCAATGTCATACTTAAGGTGTCGGAAAGTGTTATCGATACATTGGTGAAACTCATTAAAAAAGAGATCAAATCTAACCCGATCGCGATGATAGGCGCGGTGCTGGTAAGCACGGCTTTCAAGGGGCTGAAGAAGAAGATGGACTATGCCGAATACGGCGGAGCTCCGCTTCTGGGTATCGACGGCACTTGTATAATAAGCCACGGCTCATCGACACCGAAAGCTATCAAAAACGCGATCCGCGTGGCCGCTGAATTCAAGGAACAGAATGTCAACAAGCATATAATGGAAGCGTTGGAGAGTTACTAA
- the coaD gene encoding pantetheine-phosphate adenylyltransferase → MPKAKIAVYPGTFDPITYGHIDLIKRASRIFDKVIVAIAHNKPKGTLFNVQERVAMLKDVVKGMENVVVDDFDGLVVNYVKKQGSCVMIRGLRMLTDFEYEFQMALTNRKLAGDIETIFMMPHEEYSYVSSKLIKEAAMLGADLTSFIPKACAVALKKKLKL, encoded by the coding sequence ATGCCAAAAGCCAAGATAGCGGTTTATCCGGGGACGTTTGACCCCATTACCTACGGACACATTGACCTCATAAAGAGAGCCTCCAGGATATTCGATAAGGTAATAGTCGCGATAGCCCATAATAAACCTAAGGGGACATTGTTCAATGTCCAGGAACGCGTCGCTATGCTCAAGGACGTCGTGAAAGGCATGGAGAATGTGGTGGTCGATGACTTTGACGGCCTGGTAGTGAATTACGTTAAGAAACAGGGTTCCTGCGTCATGATCAGGGGGCTCAGAATGTTGACCGATTTTGAATACGAATTCCAGATGGCGCTTACCAATAGGAAGCTCGCGGGCGATATCGAGACGATATTTATGATGCCGCATGAAGAATATTCATACGTATCGAGCAAGCTGATAAAAGAGGCGGCGATGCTCGGAGCCGACCTGACGAGTTTCATTCCGAAGGCCTGCGCCGTTGCGCTTAAGAAAAAATTAAAACTGTAA
- the pta gene encoding phosphate acetyltransferase, translating to MSIIDEIRSKAAKNPRRIVLPESDDPRTLAALNYILDKKIAKIVLIGKEDIRSKIKSKNLKDVEIIDPVKYGNIESIANEYYELRKAKGMTLEEAGQAVREEWVLFGAMLVRRDLADGFVAGANHTTADTVRAGLRCLTVDKELAVVAGAFLMEVPSSPYGEKGVFIFADCGVNPEPNARQLAGIGVLSARLFEQLVKKTPRVAFLSYSSKGSAEGPLVDKIKEAIAKAKQSAPDLSIDGELQVDSALVPEVAKIKCPASDVAGRANVLIFPDLNSGNISYKLTQRLANARAVGPLLMGFTKPCSDLSRGCNVDDIIDAVAVTAVRA from the coding sequence TTGAGTATCATTGATGAGATAAGAAGTAAGGCAGCGAAGAACCCTAGGAGGATAGTCCTCCCGGAGAGCGATGACCCGAGAACGCTCGCGGCGCTCAATTACATCCTGGACAAGAAGATAGCGAAGATAGTATTGATCGGGAAAGAGGATATCAGGTCGAAGATAAAGTCAAAGAATCTGAAGGATGTCGAAATAATAGATCCCGTAAAATATGGAAATATCGAGTCGATAGCGAATGAGTATTACGAATTGAGAAAAGCGAAGGGCATGACCCTCGAGGAGGCCGGCCAGGCCGTAAGAGAGGAATGGGTCCTCTTTGGCGCAATGCTAGTCAGGCGCGACCTCGCCGATGGTTTTGTGGCAGGCGCGAATCATACGACCGCGGATACGGTGCGCGCGGGCCTTAGATGTCTCACAGTCGATAAGGAGCTGGCGGTCGTAGCGGGAGCGTTTCTGATGGAAGTGCCCTCTTCTCCATACGGAGAGAAGGGCGTCTTTATATTCGCGGACTGCGGAGTTAATCCGGAGCCGAACGCCAGACAGCTCGCCGGCATAGGAGTCCTGTCAGCAAGATTATTTGAGCAGCTGGTGAAGAAGACGCCGAGGGTGGCTTTCTTGAGTTACTCGTCGAAAGGCAGCGCCGAGGGCCCGCTAGTGGATAAGATAAAAGAGGCCATCGCGAAGGCTAAGCAATCGGCGCCGGACCTGTCGATAGACGGAGAGCTCCAGGTCGACAGCGCGCTTGTCCCGGAGGTCGCGAAGATAAAATGTCCGGCCAGCGACGTAGCAGGTAGGGCCAACGTATTGATATTCCCGGACCTGAATTCAGGAAATATTTCATATAAGCTCACTCAGAGGCTCGCCAATGCCAGAGCGGTCGGGCCGCTCCTTATGGGATTTACCAAGCCCTGCAGCGATCTGTCGAGGGGCTGCAACGTCGATGATATTATTGACGCCGTGGCTGTTACGGCGGTAAGGGCATAA
- a CDS encoding acetate kinase: MLILVINCGSSSAKYQLFDVKNLRCIARGMVERIGSPLANLRYQNNGKQLHKKVACPDHYVAIRIIVDSLTSPGHGVIKSKDLINGIGHRVVHGGEEFKRSTMITPGVIRSIEKYSELAPLHNPPALLGIKACLKILSGVRQVAVFDTSFHQTMPPEAFLYGLPFKFYKKYGIRKYGFHGTSHRFVADEAAKILKRPLKGLKLVTCHLGNGCSMAAVKNGESIDTTMGFTPLEGLVMGTRSGDLDPAVVFYLMEKEKLSPHRISDILNKESGLLGISGVSNDMRDIMKAARGENKSKGLPRARMALEMFIYRIEKYIGAYQAAMNGLDAVILTAGIGENNPWIMKRLKKDLRRVVSKNTKFLIIPTNEELLIARDTYNIIKRPMSETSALSL; the protein is encoded by the coding sequence ATGTTAATTCTAGTCATAAATTGCGGTAGCTCTTCCGCGAAGTATCAGCTCTTTGATGTTAAGAACCTGCGGTGCATCGCGCGCGGAATGGTGGAGAGGATAGGCAGCCCTCTCGCTAACCTGAGATACCAGAATAACGGTAAGCAGCTCCATAAGAAGGTCGCCTGTCCCGATCATTACGTCGCTATACGCATAATCGTCGATTCTCTCACCTCGCCCGGCCACGGCGTTATAAAGTCCAAGGATCTTATCAACGGCATCGGGCATAGGGTCGTGCACGGCGGTGAAGAGTTTAAACGTTCTACGATGATTACGCCCGGCGTAATAAGGTCGATAGAGAAGTACAGCGAGCTTGCGCCGCTGCATAATCCTCCAGCTCTTTTAGGGATAAAGGCCTGTTTGAAGATATTGAGCGGAGTGCGGCAGGTAGCGGTCTTCGATACATCGTTTCACCAGACTATGCCGCCCGAAGCTTTTCTATACGGCCTGCCGTTCAAGTTTTACAAAAAGTACGGCATAAGGAAATACGGTTTTCACGGCACAAGCCATCGTTTCGTAGCCGACGAGGCCGCAAAAATATTAAAACGTCCTTTGAAAGGTCTGAAGCTGGTCACCTGCCACCTCGGGAACGGCTGCAGCATGGCGGCCGTCAAGAACGGCGAATCCATAGATACCACTATGGGTTTTACACCTTTAGAGGGGCTGGTCATGGGGACGCGGTCGGGAGACCTCGATCCGGCGGTGGTATTCTACCTGATGGAGAAAGAGAAGCTTTCGCCGCACCGCATAAGCGATATTCTGAACAAGGAGAGCGGGCTTCTGGGTATATCGGGTGTGAGCAATGACATGCGCGATATAATGAAAGCCGCCAGAGGCGAGAATAAATCGAAGGGCCTGCCGCGCGCCCGGATGGCGCTGGAGATGTTCATATACAGGATCGAGAAGTATATTGGCGCGTATCAGGCGGCGATGAACGGGCTCGACGCGGTGATATTGACCGCCGGAATAGGTGAGAACAATCCGTGGATCATGAAACGGCTGAAGAAAGATCTTAGGAGGGTGGTTTCTAAGAATACGAAATTTCTTATTATCCCGACCAATGAGGAGCTTTTGATAGCCAGGGATACGTACAACATAATAAAAAGGCCGATGTCAGAGACATCGGCACTTAGCCTGTAA
- the rsmD gene encoding 16S rRNA (guanine(966)-N(2))-methyltransferase RsmD, producing the protein MRIIGGEFKSRLISMPKGVDMRPTQDKVRGAVFNILGDITGKRVLELFAGSGAFGIEAISRGAGHAAFVDNNFRCIEAIKENLGSLKIDNNRYDLIKADALKVFPKLLGQGEKFDIIFMDPPYYRELAKKCLINADAYDILAPIGLIVVEHFKKDILPTGFRTFILSQERRYGDTVITIFRREYAKSQDSGLSGDV; encoded by the coding sequence ATGCGAATAATCGGCGGAGAGTTCAAATCCAGGCTTATTTCGATGCCGAAAGGCGTTGATATGAGGCCGACACAGGATAAGGTGAGGGGGGCCGTCTTCAATATACTGGGCGATATTACCGGAAAACGCGTCCTGGAGCTATTTGCCGGAAGCGGGGCCTTCGGCATAGAGGCCATATCGAGAGGCGCCGGCCATGCGGCCTTTGTGGACAATAACTTCAGGTGTATTGAGGCGATAAAGGAGAACCTCGGGTCCCTTAAAATAGACAATAACCGTTACGATCTAATTAAGGCGGATGCCCTTAAAGTCTTCCCGAAACTATTAGGGCAGGGCGAAAAGTTCGATATTATATTCATGGATCCGCCTTATTACCGGGAGTTGGCCAAAAAGTGCTTGATAAATGCGGACGCTTATGATATATTAGCGCCCATTGGTCTAATAGTGGTAGAGCATTTTAAGAAGGATATTCTTCCGACAGGTTTCCGAACCTTTATTCTCAGCCAGGAGAGAAGGTATGGGGATACTGTTATAACTATATTTAGAAGAGAGTATGCCAAAAGCCAAGATAGCGGTTTATCCGGGGACGTTTGA